A single window of uncultured Pseudodesulfovibrio sp. DNA harbors:
- a CDS encoding STAS/SEC14 domain-containing protein, which yields MITIIEIPSTKTVGMKVSGKITKEGMEDVIEKVKATMEKTDERLNIYVELDKWEGFTLAALYEDIKFALPNMRRFAKEAIVTDKAWISNLVKAGDRLFPSIELRTYTTEEKGEALMWIQE from the coding sequence ATGATCACCATTATTGAAATCCCTTCTACAAAGACTGTCGGCATGAAAGTATCTGGCAAAATTACCAAAGAAGGCATGGAAGATGTCATTGAAAAGGTCAAAGCAACAATGGAAAAAACGGATGAACGATTAAATATATACGTCGAGCTCGACAAATGGGAAGGATTTACTCTTGCAGCTCTCTACGAAGATATCAAATTCGCTCTTCCAAATATGCGGCGTTTTGCCAAAGAAGCCATCGTAACTGATAAGGCATGGATTAGTAATCTAGTCAAAGCCGGTGACAGACTCTTCCCAAGTATCGAATTACGAACATATACAACTGAAGAAAAAGGCGAGGCATTGATGTGGATTCAGGAATAA
- a CDS encoding Na/Pi symporter — translation MIFSLGAGLIGGLGLFLLGMRLMTKGLRNAAGNALRSILGKWTKTPLRGLASGFMVTALVQSSSAITVAVIGFVNAGLMTMPQSVGVIFGSNIGTTVTSWIVAAVGVSVKVKALALPLIGLGAILRLTSAHSRRKHIGDALTGFGIFFLGIEILQSTFQDLGTAVDLASFNIGGIPGILLFVTLGAILTLLMQSSSAAMAIILTAAMSGIVTLESSAAAAIGTNIGTTSTALFSVIGATYNAKKVAAAHIIFNMVTGIVAIMTIPLLLKAVSVLSSLNGDYNLATTLAVFHTVFNLLGVAIFLPFTSKLVNFLNRHIGREVTEKGKPKYLDNNVLSTPSLAMDALFMELGRLGEMTREVCQKAVTSKFRHTDFIKDKTVLDTLIVAIRGYCVKIQRLDLPDTVAIRLPAALRVIQYYRKAINIITEVSQQHTLLDHSLPEATTETARAFRREVRDIINVAHTPCSPEFVDLKQQLHQLDDLYHDLKDDLLRTGAQGHIELNTMVSLLEYYSSMRQMCEQAVKGTTYWALLRDIDLTCANADEDNEYSWKQDA, via the coding sequence ATGATCTTTTCACTTGGAGCCGGTCTTATCGGCGGACTGGGACTTTTCCTTCTCGGCATGAGGCTAATGACCAAAGGACTGCGCAATGCAGCCGGTAACGCCCTGCGTTCCATACTTGGTAAATGGACCAAAACTCCTCTCAGAGGACTTGCTTCCGGCTTCATGGTTACAGCTCTGGTCCAGTCATCCAGCGCCATAACTGTAGCGGTCATAGGTTTCGTCAATGCGGGACTCATGACAATGCCGCAATCTGTAGGTGTCATTTTTGGCTCCAACATAGGCACGACAGTGACCAGTTGGATAGTTGCCGCAGTCGGCGTCAGTGTCAAAGTTAAAGCTCTGGCTCTCCCCCTCATCGGCTTAGGCGCAATTCTCAGACTCACAAGTGCTCATTCTCGACGCAAACATATTGGTGACGCCCTCACCGGCTTCGGCATCTTCTTTCTCGGTATTGAAATTCTACAATCCACCTTTCAAGACTTGGGCACGGCAGTTGATCTTGCTTCATTCAACATAGGTGGCATCCCTGGCATTCTGCTTTTTGTCACCCTTGGTGCCATCCTCACATTGCTAATGCAAAGCTCCAGTGCTGCCATGGCCATCATCCTCACAGCCGCAATGTCAGGAATCGTCACGCTGGAAAGCTCTGCGGCTGCGGCCATTGGTACCAATATAGGCACGACGTCAACGGCCCTTTTTTCGGTTATCGGTGCAACTTATAATGCAAAAAAAGTTGCTGCTGCACATATTATTTTCAATATGGTGACCGGCATTGTCGCCATCATGACCATCCCACTTCTCCTCAAGGCTGTTAGCGTTTTGTCCTCACTGAATGGAGACTACAATTTAGCAACAACACTCGCAGTTTTTCATACTGTATTTAACTTACTCGGAGTTGCCATTTTCCTCCCTTTCACCTCAAAACTCGTTAATTTCCTAAATCGACATATCGGTCGTGAAGTCACTGAAAAGGGCAAACCCAAATATCTTGACAACAATGTCCTGAGTACTCCCTCACTTGCAATGGACGCTTTATTTATGGAATTGGGTCGTTTGGGCGAAATGACTCGTGAAGTTTGTCAAAAAGCGGTGACTTCTAAATTCCGCCACACGGATTTTATCAAAGATAAAACCGTCCTCGATACATTAATCGTTGCCATCCGTGGATACTGTGTCAAAATTCAACGACTCGACCTACCAGATACTGTCGCAATCAGGCTCCCTGCGGCACTCAGGGTCATTCAGTACTATAGAAAGGCCATCAACATTATTACTGAAGTTTCTCAACAACACACCCTTCTGGATCACTCTCTTCCAGAAGCAACAACAGAAACAGCGCGTGCATTCAGACGGGAAGTCCGGGACATCATCAATGTGGCACACACACCCTGTTCACCGGAATTTGTCGACCTCAAACAACAATTGCACCAGCTTGACGATTTGTATCACGACCTCAAAGATGATCTTTTGCGTACCGGAGCTCAAGGGCATATAGAATTAAACACCATGGTTTCGCTTCTCGAATACTACTCCAGCATGCGACAAATGTGCGAACAGGCAGTTAAAGGAACGACCTATTGGGCGTTGTTACGAGATATCGATCTCACTTGTGCAAACGCCGACGAAGACAATGAATACAGCTGGAAACAGGATGCATAA
- a CDS encoding rhodanese-like domain-containing protein: MYFKQITTPGLGCFSYVIGCPAAGEMVVVDPKRDVQDYLNISRDEGMKIVHAIDTHVHADHVSGAQELKSHTGCDVMVYETSPVTYDFTPLKEGDKLTIGNAGLKVLHTPGHTPDALSLLVTDFSRSNEPWMLLTGDVLFVNDIGRPDLVGDAKLDEQIQNLWNTLYIKFNKFPDSLEVFPAHGAGSLCGRGMSSKPSSTLGFERRHNAMLGFDSYEAFHLAMSQEFPARPKSFTHIISTNAHGAPLLERCPMDLAMDPFKFEEKMQDGAVVIDVRDAAAYAGYHIPGSINIGFEPSLANWVGMVVDPKADILLVVDSKEGYDRMRTELHRIGYDRIYGYLSGGIQSWVFSGRPVNKLSIDSAQDLQNCQADNKPLSLVDVRTPAEWEGGRIPGAKHIPLADILNGKYDLSEDDHHILYCAGGYRANIAASYLQKHGFWNVRSLAGGYIAWNKAGYDTEK, encoded by the coding sequence ATGTATTTCAAACAGATCACCACTCCCGGACTCGGGTGCTTCTCTTACGTCATAGGTTGTCCTGCGGCCGGAGAAATGGTTGTTGTCGACCCCAAACGCGATGTGCAGGATTATTTAAACATCTCGCGTGATGAAGGGATGAAAATCGTCCACGCCATTGATACCCATGTGCATGCTGACCATGTCTCAGGTGCTCAGGAACTTAAATCTCATACCGGTTGTGATGTCATGGTCTACGAGACTTCACCGGTTACATACGACTTCACTCCACTCAAAGAAGGCGACAAACTGACCATTGGCAATGCAGGTCTCAAGGTACTGCATACCCCCGGTCACACCCCGGACGCACTGTCCTTGCTCGTCACGGACTTTTCGCGCAGCAATGAGCCGTGGATGTTACTCACAGGTGACGTTCTATTCGTCAATGATATTGGTCGCCCTGATCTGGTCGGCGACGCTAAACTTGATGAACAAATTCAAAACCTCTGGAACACGCTTTATATCAAATTCAATAAATTCCCGGATAGTCTGGAGGTATTCCCGGCCCACGGAGCTGGCTCTCTGTGTGGACGTGGCATGAGTTCCAAGCCCAGTTCAACACTTGGTTTTGAACGTCGCCATAACGCCATGCTCGGCTTTGATAGCTATGAAGCTTTTCACCTCGCCATGAGCCAGGAATTCCCAGCCCGTCCCAAGAGTTTCACACACATCATCTCAACAAATGCCCATGGTGCCCCCCTGCTTGAACGGTGCCCCATGGACCTTGCCATGGACCCTTTCAAATTCGAAGAAAAAATGCAGGATGGCGCTGTCGTTATCGATGTACGGGACGCAGCAGCCTATGCCGGATACCACATTCCCGGCTCCATCAACATTGGATTTGAACCAAGTCTAGCCAATTGGGTTGGCATGGTCGTCGACCCCAAGGCGGACATATTGCTCGTCGTGGATTCCAAGGAAGGATATGATCGTATGAGGACGGAATTACACCGTATTGGATACGACAGAATTTATGGTTACTTATCCGGCGGTATTCAATCATGGGTCTTCAGTGGTCGTCCGGTAAATAAATTATCCATTGATTCGGCTCAAGACCTCCAAAACTGTCAGGCAGACAATAAACCACTGAGTCTCGTGGATGTTCGCACCCCGGCAGAATGGGAAGGCGGAAGAATCCCCGGAGCAAAGCACATCCCGCTGGCCGATATACTGAACGGCAAATATGACTTGTCCGAAGACGATCATCATATCCTCTACTGTGCAGGCGGTTACCGTGCCAATATCGCAGCTTCGTACCTACAAAAACATGGTTTTTGGAATGTTCGCAGTTTGGCTGGAGGCTATATCGCCTGGAACAAGGCTGGCTACGACACAGAAAAATAA
- the lysS gene encoding lysine--tRNA ligase → MLEALQAKDELNSVIKTRVEKACGLMDDNVHLYPNDFKRDTEVKSILDMFSEADDETIEASEQTFAIAGRVVSYRSFGKVTFFNLQDRSAKIQVYAARDELGTEEYQRFKKTDIGDIVGVTGGVFRTKTGELTVKTKAFKLITKSMRPLPEKYHGLKDVETRYRQRYVDLIVTPRTMEIFKARTTIVRELRDILDEKGFMEVETPMLQAIPGGATAKPFETHHNALDMKLYMRIAPELYLKRLLVGGFERVYEINRNFRNEGTSTQHNPEFTMLEFYWAYANFENLMDLTEEMFSRLAKKVTGSTVVPYQGEQIDLSIGAWTRMPFHESLEKIGGVPPEVYTDYEKCRDLVKEKGEKVVEDEKLGKLQAKLFDMLVEPKLVQPHFIYHYPTDISPLSRRNEENPEITDRFELFMTGRELANAFSELNDPVDQRGRFEIQVEEKEAGDEEAHFMDEDYVRALEYGMPPAAGQGIGIDRLVMLLTDSASIREVILFPLLRPEAG, encoded by the coding sequence ATGCTCGAGGCCCTTCAGGCCAAGGATGAGTTGAATTCTGTTATTAAGACTCGCGTTGAAAAGGCGTGTGGTCTTATGGACGATAATGTTCACCTATACCCTAATGATTTCAAGCGTGACACGGAAGTAAAATCCATTTTGGATATGTTCTCCGAAGCTGACGATGAAACCATTGAGGCAAGTGAGCAGACATTCGCTATTGCAGGACGCGTTGTTTCCTACCGTTCATTTGGTAAGGTTACTTTCTTTAATCTTCAAGATCGCAGTGCCAAGATTCAGGTCTACGCTGCTCGAGACGAACTCGGTACCGAAGAGTATCAACGTTTCAAAAAAACAGACATCGGCGACATCGTTGGTGTGACTGGTGGGGTGTTTAGGACTAAAACCGGTGAATTGACTGTCAAAACAAAGGCTTTCAAGCTGATCACCAAGTCCATGCGGCCTTTGCCGGAGAAATATCACGGGCTTAAGGATGTAGAAACACGGTATCGTCAACGGTACGTAGATCTTATCGTTACACCGAGAACCATGGAAATCTTCAAGGCGCGGACAACTATTGTTCGTGAGTTGCGCGACATACTTGATGAAAAGGGTTTCATGGAAGTGGAAACCCCGATGTTGCAGGCCATTCCTGGTGGGGCTACCGCTAAGCCTTTCGAAACCCATCACAATGCGCTTGATATGAAGTTGTATATGCGTATCGCGCCGGAGTTGTATCTAAAACGACTTTTGGTGGGTGGGTTCGAGCGAGTATATGAAATCAATCGTAACTTCCGCAACGAGGGCACTTCAACTCAGCATAATCCCGAGTTCACCATGCTTGAATTCTACTGGGCTTATGCGAATTTTGAAAATCTTATGGATTTGACAGAGGAAATGTTTTCTCGTCTTGCGAAAAAGGTCACCGGTTCCACCGTTGTTCCATATCAGGGTGAGCAGATTGATCTGTCGATCGGGGCTTGGACCCGCATGCCATTTCATGAGTCTTTAGAAAAAATCGGTGGAGTGCCTCCTGAGGTTTACACTGACTACGAAAAATGTCGCGATCTTGTGAAGGAGAAGGGCGAGAAGGTTGTCGAGGACGAAAAACTCGGTAAGCTTCAGGCCAAACTTTTTGACATGCTTGTAGAGCCTAAGCTCGTGCAGCCTCATTTTATTTACCACTATCCCACGGATATTTCGCCTCTTTCCAGGCGCAATGAAGAGAATCCGGAGATCACGGACCGTTTTGAGCTGTTCATGACTGGTCGGGAATTGGCCAATGCTTTTTCTGAACTGAATGATCCTGTTGATCAGCGTGGTCGATTCGAAATTCAAGTTGAGGAAAAGGAGGCGGGAGACGAAGAGGCCCACTTTATGGATGAAGATTATGTTCGAGCCCTTGAGTATGGCATGCCACCAGCAGCCGGGCAAGGGATTGGCATCGATCGTTTAGTGATGCTTCTGACGGATAGTGCCTCTATTCGTGAAGTTATTTTGTTTCCGTTGCTCAGGCCGGAGGCCGGGTAA
- a CDS encoding ABC transporter ATP-binding protein, whose protein sequence is MNKEAIYQLVAVSKEFQGPPETVRVLKDVDLTIDRGESLAILGASGSGKTTLLHMLGTLDQATTGQIFLNGVDLNSMGDSKRAELRNQDIGFVFQFHHLLPEFSTLENVAMPAFIAGKSRSEGMRLAREALDMVELTHRLEHKVTTLSGGERQRAAIARAILLRPKVLLADEPTGNLDAETGAMIGKLLVSLNNELGMTFVVVTHNPELAGMMHRRVELRSGELYAH, encoded by the coding sequence ATGAATAAAGAGGCTATATACCAACTGGTTGCCGTGAGTAAGGAGTTTCAGGGCCCGCCTGAGACGGTGCGAGTTCTGAAAGATGTTGATCTGACAATTGATCGAGGGGAATCCTTGGCTATTTTGGGGGCTTCTGGGTCAGGCAAGACAACATTGTTGCATATGCTTGGAACGTTGGATCAAGCAACTACTGGGCAGATCTTTTTGAATGGGGTCGATTTGAATTCTATGGGAGATAGCAAACGGGCTGAATTAAGAAATCAGGATATTGGTTTCGTTTTTCAGTTTCATCATTTGCTCCCTGAATTTTCAACGCTTGAGAATGTCGCTATGCCTGCTTTTATTGCAGGTAAAAGTCGTTCTGAAGGGATGCGACTTGCTAGGGAAGCACTTGATATGGTTGAGCTTACTCATAGACTTGAGCACAAGGTTACCACCCTTTCTGGAGGCGAAAGGCAGCGGGCAGCCATAGCGCGTGCCATTTTGCTGCGTCCTAAGGTGCTTCTCGCTGATGAGCCTACGGGCAATCTTGATGCAGAGACCGGAGCCATGATAGGCAAATTACTGGTCTCTCTTAATAATGAATTAGGCATGACGTTTGTTGTCGTTACACATAATCCGGAACTCGCAGGTATGATGCATCGGCGTGTTGAATTGCGTTCAGGAGAACTCTATGCTCATTAG
- a CDS encoding OmpH family outer membrane protein, producing MKKVCLLAICFVFLFQAVAFAETKIGVFDAKKVMQDCLYGKDVRAKLDAKFGARGEQLKKERDALEKLKVQIESKAFDEKTMQDKIVEIRRRSRDWTEDFQVYQKSIQRDQNELGKPVLRKLEKVVMEYCTANKFSIAFDKNTPGLAFIADGLDISAAITKELDKMKKAGK from the coding sequence ATGAAAAAAGTGTGTCTGCTGGCTATTTGTTTTGTTTTTCTTTTTCAGGCCGTAGCATTTGCCGAAACTAAAATTGGTGTTTTTGATGCTAAAAAAGTCATGCAGGATTGTCTTTATGGGAAAGATGTGAGGGCAAAACTTGATGCCAAATTTGGTGCTCGTGGTGAACAGCTCAAGAAGGAAAGAGACGCTCTTGAAAAGCTGAAAGTGCAGATTGAAAGCAAGGCCTTTGACGAAAAGACCATGCAGGATAAAATTGTTGAAATTCGTCGTAGAAGCCGTGATTGGACTGAGGATTTTCAGGTTTACCAGAAGTCTATCCAACGTGATCAGAATGAACTGGGCAAGCCTGTTCTTCGGAAGTTGGAAAAAGTAGTCATGGAATACTGCACTGCAAATAAGTTCAGCATTGCTTTTGACAAGAACACACCAGGCCTTGCTTTTATTGCGGATGGCCTTGATATTTCTGCTGCTATCACTAAAGAACTCGATAAGATGAAAAAAGCCGGAAAGTAG
- the bamA gene encoding outer membrane protein assembly factor BamA — translation MLISLRRLAVGAIAACLLMVAGAAFAADGLNQDIKVTVLPFEVNAGDDLSYLKDSLPELLTDRLSEAGFNVVDQAEVARIVDEKGYTQFTPTTAREISLLAGGEFSVYGSLNQIGESLTLDARLVDAYAKGPGKKISVTKDGLINLLPAVDALVDRMRMDLLRQDVVAEVDVEGTQVLDKEVVVMRLTMQKGDILTAKSVNTALKNIYDLGYFDDVQVKVDSVEGGKRVIFDVKEKPRIQALGVRGADKIDSEDILEALSTKKGGVVNPKVLADDIRVIREMYRKEGYYKAKVTHEVEDAGKGVARLTFVIDEGPQLYIENIIIDGAKQMDPDDVKDVLALKERGMFSWIDDSGVLKEELLERDAAAIMALYQSKGFLTAKVGRPDVDIKDDGIDVIYRVWEGDRFKMGQTLFKGDLIDDPSKLINVTSIDALHDEDEYFDRTILKKDIEALTVYYNNYGYAYADIGVNLQDNKESKVVDVVYTISKHQRVHIRRVLIEGNTRTRDNVIMREMRLADGDQFSGDKLKRSNQRLTNLDFFEKVDISPVPTGNPEEMDLVVKVKDKSTGKISGGIGYSTYDGVFFGGTIGENNLFGKGYQASFEGQIGGSKTSYVAKFINPRINDTDLGFGLQAHNTDTEYNQYDKDALGGNVYFFYPLGEYTTLKWDYGLEKYNIKNVADDASDDVKDDAGYHLASTVSASVTRNTLDNYTSPTTGTKILLRMIFAGGPIGGTDDYVKYVGSHDWYMPAFEKVVFHTKFWAGYIHQNFGGEEIPTAPRFELGGVNSVRGYSNYDISPTENSTSSSTVGGDKAFYTNIELKRPISEELGIMALVFFDAGNSWKEEEMFFESVTRYGEKPSFGLYKSVGAGVNWNSPMGPVGLVYGYALDPLDDNGRHKIELLMGQQF, via the coding sequence ATGCTCATTAGTCTTCGCAGACTTGCCGTTGGGGCGATTGCAGCTTGTTTGTTGATGGTCGCTGGTGCGGCTTTTGCTGCCGATGGTCTCAATCAGGATATCAAGGTTACCGTATTGCCTTTCGAGGTTAATGCCGGTGACGATTTGTCCTACCTTAAGGACAGCCTCCCTGAGCTTTTGACTGATCGCCTCAGTGAGGCTGGGTTTAATGTTGTTGATCAGGCTGAAGTTGCACGTATTGTCGACGAAAAAGGCTATACTCAATTCACTCCCACCACCGCGCGTGAGATATCACTATTGGCAGGTGGTGAATTTTCCGTCTACGGTTCTTTAAATCAAATTGGTGAAAGTCTGACTTTGGATGCTCGCCTTGTTGATGCGTACGCTAAGGGGCCTGGTAAGAAAATTTCTGTGACTAAGGACGGTCTTATTAATCTGCTGCCTGCAGTTGATGCTTTAGTTGACCGTATGCGTATGGATCTTCTCCGTCAGGATGTGGTGGCCGAAGTTGATGTTGAAGGTACTCAGGTCCTCGACAAAGAAGTTGTTGTGATGCGCCTTACTATGCAGAAGGGTGATATTTTGACAGCAAAGTCGGTGAATACTGCACTTAAAAATATTTATGATCTCGGTTATTTTGATGACGTTCAAGTAAAGGTTGATTCTGTCGAGGGTGGCAAAAGGGTCATTTTTGATGTTAAAGAAAAACCTCGTATTCAAGCTTTAGGTGTACGTGGGGCCGACAAAATTGATTCCGAAGATATTCTTGAAGCTCTTTCAACGAAAAAGGGTGGCGTTGTTAACCCTAAGGTCTTAGCTGATGATATTCGTGTTATCCGTGAAATGTACCGTAAGGAAGGATATTACAAGGCCAAAGTTACTCATGAAGTAGAAGATGCCGGAAAAGGCGTGGCGCGTTTGACTTTTGTGATTGATGAAGGGCCGCAACTCTACATTGAAAATATCATTATTGATGGTGCCAAACAAATGGATCCAGATGATGTTAAGGATGTGCTGGCTCTTAAAGAGCGTGGCATGTTCTCCTGGATTGATGATTCCGGCGTCTTAAAAGAAGAGCTCTTGGAGCGAGATGCTGCTGCGATTATGGCTTTGTATCAGAGCAAAGGTTTTCTTACTGCCAAAGTCGGGCGTCCTGATGTTGATATCAAAGACGATGGAATTGATGTCATTTATCGCGTATGGGAAGGCGATCGTTTCAAGATGGGGCAGACCTTGTTCAAAGGCGACCTTATCGACGATCCCTCCAAATTGATTAATGTGACTTCAATTGACGCACTTCATGATGAAGATGAGTATTTTGATCGAACTATCCTTAAAAAGGATATTGAAGCTCTGACCGTCTATTACAATAATTATGGATACGCCTATGCTGATATTGGTGTAAATTTACAGGACAACAAAGAAAGTAAAGTTGTTGATGTTGTTTACACTATCTCCAAGCATCAACGCGTTCATATTCGTCGCGTGCTAATTGAAGGCAACACGCGTACCCGTGATAACGTTATCATGCGTGAAATGCGCTTGGCTGATGGCGATCAGTTCAGTGGCGATAAATTGAAACGATCTAACCAGCGGCTGACTAATCTCGACTTCTTTGAAAAAGTTGACATTTCACCGGTTCCGACTGGCAATCCTGAAGAGATGGATTTGGTCGTTAAGGTTAAAGATAAGTCTACTGGTAAGATCAGTGGTGGTATAGGTTATTCAACGTATGATGGTGTGTTCTTTGGTGGTACTATTGGTGAAAACAACCTTTTCGGTAAAGGCTATCAAGCGAGTTTTGAAGGGCAGATTGGTGGCTCCAAGACTTCATATGTCGCTAAGTTTATCAACCCACGTATAAATGACACTGATCTTGGGTTTGGTTTGCAGGCTCATAACACTGACACTGAATACAACCAGTACGACAAAGATGCCCTCGGCGGTAACGTTTATTTCTTCTATCCTCTTGGTGAGTATACGACTCTCAAGTGGGATTACGGTTTGGAAAAGTATAATATTAAAAATGTGGCCGATGATGCTTCTGACGACGTTAAAGACGATGCTGGATACCATCTTGCTTCCACTGTTTCTGCAAGCGTCACTCGCAATACACTTGATAATTACACTTCACCGACCACAGGAACAAAGATCTTGTTAAGGATGATTTTTGCCGGTGGCCCAATTGGTGGTACTGATGACTACGTTAAATATGTAGGATCACATGATTGGTATATGCCAGCTTTTGAAAAAGTTGTTTTCCATACAAAATTCTGGGCCGGATACATTCACCAGAATTTTGGCGGAGAAGAGATTCCAACAGCTCCTCGGTTTGAATTGGGTGGTGTTAATAGTGTGCGTGGTTATAGCAACTATGACATTTCTCCGACAGAAAATTCGACTTCCAGCTCAACAGTTGGCGGTGATAAAGCGTTTTATACCAATATTGAGTTGAAGCGTCCCATTAGTGAGGAATTGGGTATAATGGCCTTAGTCTTCTTTGATGCTGGTAACTCATGGAAGGAAGAGGAAATGTTTTTCGAATCCGTTACCCGATATGGAGAAAAGCCTTCCTTTGGTTTGTATAAGAGTGTGGGCGCCGGTGTTAACTGGAATTCTCCCATGGGTCCTGTTGGCCTTGTGTATGGTTACGCATTGGATCCGCTTGATGATAATGGTCGTCATAAGATTGAGTTGCTTATGGGACAACAGTTCTAA
- a CDS encoding lipoprotein-releasing ABC transporter permease subunit — protein sequence MRFEAFIALRYLFALRKQSFISVISLFAVCGVALGVGALIVVIGVMNGFSTDLRDKILGVNAHILVTSLRGGIKDSDVLADEAKKVPGVIGVTPFIYSEVMLSTRTGVKGVVLRGIDPSTSDTVLSLSKDMISGDVRRLGDADDFPRIIIGSELAKRLGLIEGSEVNLLSPSGRSGAAGFTPKIRRFIVAGVFRTGMFEYDSSLGYVSLPEARKLLGFKGDVVSGLEISVDDVYNVEAISDALRERIATFTVYVRHWQEMNANLFAALELEKTAMFIILAMIVLVGSFSIVTTLVMLVIQKTKDIAVLMSIGADAKSIRNIFMLQGTFIGLAGTLIGFLIGVPLSLLLKKYQFIKLPSNVYPVDYLPVRLEAIDMVAIGVAAFLLCFLATIYPAQRAAALSPSEALRYE from the coding sequence ATGCGATTTGAAGCCTTCATTGCACTCAGGTATCTGTTCGCACTGCGTAAGCAGTCGTTCATATCTGTCATATCATTGTTTGCTGTGTGCGGTGTGGCTCTTGGGGTTGGTGCGCTTATTGTCGTTATCGGCGTGATGAATGGTTTTTCTACAGATTTGCGCGATAAGATTTTGGGCGTCAACGCTCATATCCTTGTGACCTCCCTCCGGGGGGGGATCAAGGATTCAGACGTTTTGGCCGATGAAGCGAAAAAGGTACCTGGCGTTATAGGCGTAACGCCTTTTATTTATTCAGAGGTCATGTTGTCTACACGAACTGGCGTCAAAGGCGTGGTTCTTCGTGGAATTGATCCGTCCACTTCTGATACCGTATTGAGTTTGTCTAAAGACATGATCAGTGGCGATGTTCGGAGGCTTGGAGATGCCGATGATTTCCCGAGAATTATCATCGGTTCGGAATTGGCAAAGCGACTTGGTCTGATTGAAGGGTCTGAAGTGAATTTGTTGTCGCCCTCAGGCCGCTCAGGAGCAGCAGGATTTACGCCGAAAATCCGTCGATTTATTGTCGCGGGCGTCTTTCGTACCGGTATGTTCGAGTATGATTCGTCATTGGGCTACGTAAGTCTTCCTGAGGCAAGAAAATTACTTGGATTCAAAGGTGATGTTGTTTCCGGGTTAGAGATTAGCGTAGACGATGTATACAATGTTGAAGCTATTTCTGACGCATTACGGGAAAGAATAGCTACGTTCACGGTTTATGTCCGTCACTGGCAGGAGATGAATGCGAATTTATTCGCGGCCTTAGAGTTGGAAAAAACTGCGATGTTTATCATTCTCGCCATGATTGTATTGGTCGGTTCATTTAGCATTGTTACAACGTTGGTAATGTTGGTAATACAAAAGACAAAAGACATTGCGGTACTTATGTCCATTGGTGCAGATGCCAAAAGCATCAGAAATATATTTATGCTGCAAGGGACATTTATCGGTCTTGCAGGAACCCTGATTGGTTTTCTTATTGGAGTGCCGCTCAGTCTGTTGTTGAAGAAATATCAGTTTATCAAACTGCCAAGTAATGTTTATCCGGTTGATTACCTGCCGGTTCGTCTTGAGGCTATTGATATGGTGGCAATAGGTGTCGCGGCATTTCTGCTGTGTTTTCTGGCAACCATTTATCCGGCACAACGAGCTGCTGCTTTAAGCCCGAGTGAAGCCTTGCGTTATGAATAA